Genomic segment of Gloeocapsa sp. PCC 7428:
TTGTTGATTCACAGCTAATTTACGTTCCTTCACTCAAAGTCAATTCCCATCAAAGCAAGATTTTGACGGAAAATTAAATGATATGAGTAATTAATTTTAAATCGCTGTTACCAAATCTGCTTTTTGCACACAATTTAGGAGAGGTCGGAGGTCAGAGGACGCGCTTTTTTTCAAACCTACGGTTCGGAGGTCGAGGAAAAAGCCCTGCAACTAAAGTCGGGGCTACCCAAACAAAGTGTGCCGACGCACACGCTTCACTTAGAGTTTTATGAATGAGTCTACCTGGGTGGACTTTGTTTGTTAAGCTGCGAATAAATTCGCAATTCTTTTCATGCCGCAAGTTTAATCTTTTTGCCTTTTAGATGGATAAATCAGCGATCGCTTGAAACCATCAAAAAGTTTAGGCTTCCCACCTGTCAAACCCTAAAAACCCTAACCTCTGACCTCTGAATCCCTTTATTAATTTGCCTGCAAGACAACAAGTGTCATGTCATCTTTATTTTGGTTTGCAGAGCCAGTAAAGCGATACACTTGCTCAAACAGATATTCGAGGATGGCTTGCGGTTCTTGACAGTGCTGACAAGCCCAGTAGAAGTGACGAATGAGGTTTTCTTCATCAAAGCGATCGCCGCTTTGATTCGCTGCATCAGTAAAACCATCCGTGTAGTAAATAATCGTATCTCCTGGATGCAGTTGAATATGAGCGTCTTCATACTGACTTTGTGCATCTAACCCAATCAGCATTCCCCACGTATCCAAGCGTTTGACATTTCCTGTTGCGGCTTGCCAAAGTAATGGTGGGTTGTGCGCAGCATTACTGTAATACAGCGTTTGAGTTTGGGGATCGTAGGCAGAGCAAAATAAAGTGATAAAGCGGTGCGAATTTTCTAAATGCGCATAAATTACTTGATTTAATTTTTGGAGAATCTGGGCTGGTGAATTGCCGTTAGGGACTTCTGCACGTAATATTCCCTGTGTCATCGTCATCAATAAACCTGCGGGAACACCTTTTCCCATGACATCTCCAATCACAATTCCCCAACGACACGGAGTATCGCCACTTTGCTTTGCTTCGCTGGGATGGCAGTTGGTAGGAATAAAATCATAATAATCTCCTCCGATATGACTTGCTGGTTGACAGCGCGCGGCTAAAGCGATTCCTGCAATTTTTGGACACTGGCGGGGTAGCAGTCGTAGTTGAATTTCTGCACCGATTTCCAGTTCTCGATTCATGCGTTCTTTTTTGCGCAGTTCGGCTGTCAATTCATCGTTTTCAATGGCAACTGCGGTTTGATCGGCAACTAAGCGGACTAACTTTTGTCGATTTTCTGTCCAAGTGTATTCGGGTTTGCTGCTAAAGACATAAAGTCGTCCGCGTTCAGATTGTTTGACAAAAATTGTCGTGCCAAATAGTTGAATGTCTGATCCCAGGTAGCGGCTAACTTGGTCGTCTAAAGCCGCCGTCGCAGCTGCGGGAACAATTTTAGGCGCGGTCGTTAAAGAAGCTGTCACCGCGCCGATCGCCGTTTCTAGTGCCTTGCGGATGTTTTGGCTTTGACGACTATCTTGACAGTGCAGTCGTTCTAAGCGCACTTGACCGTTAGGCTTAAATAAAACTAATGCCCCGCCATCAGCATCTGTAACGCGTGTTGCCATCAAGGGAATGAGTTCCAAAAACTGATTGAGATTATTAAAGCTTCGCAGGGCGAACCCAAGAGAACTCAATAGATCGTGGATCTTGTGCTGCTCTTTGTGCAGACGCGCTACAAGTTGTTTGAGCGCCAAAATAGGAGTGCTATCAGTGTTGGCGTTGCTATTGCGGTCAGCAGTAGGTTGCGAGGAAGATTGAGACACAGGCACAATTGTTATTCTCTTATCTGAGGATTTGATCCATCAAGTGGCAGCAAAAATCATTTTGTTTTGTGACGAGAAGGTATCGCCAGCTACATAAGCTAGAAACTGTAAAGCCTTTTGTGTAACCTGGTGATGGCAACGGTAAAATACGGTTTTTTACTTTAGTTTTTTGTTTGGATTCTAGCAAAGAACTGCTATTTACCCTTGGCACTATGCCTCCTGCTGCCTGCCACACTTATAGCATCTAAGCGTAAATTTAGCAGTAGGGGATAATGCTAGGAGCAAGTTTTATTTTTTTCCTTAGATTAAAGATTATTTAATTGGAAATGTTGAAGTATTTTAGCTGAAAAAATGTATTTTCAGCTGAACTCGTTTGATATTTTGTGTCTAAATTAACTACTAAGCAGTGCTTCCACAAATTCGTAGCTAGAAAACGGGCGTAAGTCTTCAATTCCCTCACCTGCACCGATAAAGCGAATCGGGAGATTGAGTTGCTGTACGACCGCTAGTGCAACTCCTCCTTTCGCCGTACCATCGAGTTTTGTTAAGACAACACCACTCAGTTGAGCCGCTTGGGCAAAAACTTCCGCTTGACGTAAACCGTTTTGCCCCAAAGTTGCATCGAGAACAAGTAGCGATTCAATTTTAGCGTTGGGAGCTTTTTTATCAACAATACGACGAATTTTACTAAGTTCGTCCATGAGATTTTTCTTATTTTGGAGTCGTCCCGCAGTATCAACTAAAAGTAATTCAATGTTGCGTGATTGTGCAGCTGTAATTGCATCAAATACGACCGCCGCAGGATCAGTATTTTGTCCTGGATTGGCAATTACATCAACTTCACTACGTGAACCCCAAATTTTAACTTGCTCGACCGCCGCCGCGCGGAAAGTATCCGCCGCAGCAATTAAGCATTTGTAGCCGGACTTTTGGGCAATATGCGCGATTTTGCCAATCGTTGTTGTTTTACCCGCGCCATTGACTCCGGTCATCAACCAAATATTGAGCGTGTCTTTTTCGGGAGCAAATGTAGCGTTATGCACTTTTAAAGGTTGATCGAGCATATCTCGTAGAATTTCTTTGAGATAGGCGATCGCAACTTCTGGGGGTAATGCCTCTTGTTTAATTCGCTCTTGTAGGGCGTTAATTACATAGTCTGTGGCTGCAACACCAACGTCCGCTTGCAATAGTAGTGCTTCAATTTCTAGTACGGCTGCTTGGTTGAGTGGTCCTTGCCCTACGATCGCCTTGAGTTGATTGACAATATTACGGCGAGTCTTATCTAAACCTTGGCGTAGCTTTTTGAGCCAAGTAATTTCTTCAATCGAAATATCTTCGGGTTTGCGTCCTTGCGCGGCTAAAATTTCGGCTGACCACAAGAAACCCTCATCAAATGCCAAACCAGGAATTGATAGTGCTTCGTCTGCGACTTGTGGAGTTTCCGCCACTGTAGCAGCAACTGGTTCAGGTTCCTCGATTGCGGTTGCTTTGAGTCTTTCTAATCGCGCTTGGCGTTCAGCTTCTGCCCTTGCCCAAAATGGTAGTGATTCGGTTGTCGCGTCAGTTACTGTTGTTTCGTCACTGATTAATGGCTC
This window contains:
- the ftsY gene encoding signal recognition particle-docking protein FtsY is translated as MVFNWFRRQFSSNEQAAPATEEQSTATPPVPEPTPEEEQREPSQDAADYLSFAKAAYKNIQQRQAQSVVEPAQDAATTDEETSIEVVESETTYSEAETPQSEPLAAESEPVTTEDEVQPSLAPETPQSEPLAAESEPVTTEDEPLISDETTVTDATTESLPFWARAEAERQARLERLKATAIEEPEPVAATVAETPQVADEALSIPGLAFDEGFLWSAEILAAQGRKPEDISIEEITWLKKLRQGLDKTRRNIVNQLKAIVGQGPLNQAAVLEIEALLLQADVGVAATDYVINALQERIKQEALPPEVAIAYLKEILRDMLDQPLKVHNATFAPEKDTLNIWLMTGVNGAGKTTTIGKIAHIAQKSGYKCLIAAADTFRAAAVEQVKIWGSRSEVDVIANPGQNTDPAAVVFDAITAAQSRNIELLLVDTAGRLQNKKNLMDELSKIRRIVDKKAPNAKIESLLVLDATLGQNGLRQAEVFAQAAQLSGVVLTKLDGTAKGGVALAVVQQLNLPIRFIGAGEGIEDLRPFSSYEFVEALLSS
- a CDS encoding PP2C family protein-serine/threonine phosphatase; amino-acid sequence: MPVSQSSSQPTADRNSNANTDSTPILALKQLVARLHKEQHKIHDLLSSLGFALRSFNNLNQFLELIPLMATRVTDADGGALVLFKPNGQVRLERLHCQDSRQSQNIRKALETAIGAVTASLTTAPKIVPAAATAALDDQVSRYLGSDIQLFGTTIFVKQSERGRLYVFSSKPEYTWTENRQKLVRLVADQTAVAIENDELTAELRKKERMNRELEIGAEIQLRLLPRQCPKIAGIALAARCQPASHIGGDYYDFIPTNCHPSEAKQSGDTPCRWGIVIGDVMGKGVPAGLLMTMTQGILRAEVPNGNSPAQILQKLNQVIYAHLENSHRFITLFCSAYDPQTQTLYYSNAAHNPPLLWQAATGNVKRLDTWGMLIGLDAQSQYEDAHIQLHPGDTIIYYTDGFTDAANQSGDRFDEENLIRHFYWACQHCQEPQAILEYLFEQVYRFTGSANQNKDDMTLVVLQAN